A stretch of DNA from Yoonia sp. BS5-3:
GACGAAGCTGACACCACTGGCGATGATGAGAGTGATGGCGAAGACGCTGAAGGCAGCCCCGAGCAAAGCCAGGAAGAGCAACAGGATGCCAGCCAAGCCCAGATCAGCATGGATGATCAGGCTGATGCAGAAATGGGCGAAGAAACAGAAATGCCCGAAGGTGAGGCACCACTGGATCCGCCCATGCCGCAGCCTGTCTCGGACGCGGACCCTGATTATAGTGTATCGACCACAGATTTTGACGAAGAAATCGCGGCAGAAGATCTTGCCGAACCGGTCGAGCTGGAACGGCTGCGCGCCTATCTTGACCAGCAACTTGAGCCATTGAAAGGTGCCGTGTCCCGTCTGGCCAATAAGTTGCAGCGCCGGTTGCAGGCCCAGCAGAACAGATCATGGGAATTCGACCGCGAAGAAGGCATTCTGGACGCCGGTAGGCTGGCGCGGATCGTGGCCTCGCCCACGACGCCGCTGTCCTTCAAGGTCGAAAAGGATATGGAATTCCGCGATACGGTTGTGACGCTGCTGCTGGATAACTCGGGCTCTATGCGCGGGCGTCCGATTTCGATTGCCGCCATTTGCGCCGACGTTATGGCGCGTACGCTCGAGCGTTGCGATGTGAAGGTCGAGATTTTGGGTTTCACCACAAAGGCTTGGAAAGGCGGGCAATCGCGCGAGAAATGGCTGGCTGATGGGCGCGGCGCCACCCCTGGCCGGCTGAATGACCTGCGCCATATCATCTATAAGTCGGCTGATGCCCCCTGGCGGCGGACACGTCCCAATTTGGGGCTGATGATGAAAGAAGGACTGCTGAAGGAAAACATCGACGGCGAGGCGCTGGAATGGGCGCATCGGCGTCTGGCGCTGCGCGGCGAGCAGCGCAAGATCCTTATGGTGATTTCGGATGGAGCGCCGGTCGACGATTCAACTTTGTCCGTTAACCCAGCGAATTATCTGGAAAAACACCTGCGTGATGTGATCGAGATGGTCGAAAAACGCAAGGCGGTCGAGCTTGTCGCAATCGGGATCGGTCATGATGTCACCCGTTACTATGAACGTGCGGTGACCATCACGGATGTCGAACAATTGGCTGGTGCGATGACCGAACAATTGGCTAGCTTGTTTGACAGCGACCCACGCAAGCGGGCGCGGGTCATGGGCATGCGAAAAGCGAGCTGAGCGATATCAAATTTCTAGAAATTTGATACGGCACAAATGATTAAGGTTTCACTATATGTTTCAAACATTTGAAAGCCAGTCCTCACCTGATCAAGGACCGCCAAGACTGGTCCGATTGCGCGATCGGATGGCCCAAAACAAAGTTGATTGTTTCCTGGTTCCCCGCGCTGATGCACATCAAGGCGAATATGTCGCTGACAGGGATGCGCGCCTTGAATGGTTGACCGGATTTAGCGGTTCAGCGGGGTTTTGCGCTGTTCTAAATCACATCGCTGGCATCTTTGTAGACGGGCGTTACCGCGTACAAGTCCGCGCCGAAGTTGCGGATGTATTTACACCCATTCCCTGGCCGGAAGAGCAGCTTGCCGATTGGCTCAAAGCAAATCTTCCCGCTGGGCGCACCATCGCCTTTGATCCGTGGCTGCACACTGTACGCGAAGTGAACCAACTGCAAACCGCGCTGACCGACTATACACTTACCCCGATAGAAAATCTCGTGGATGCCATCTGGGATGATCAACCTGCCCCGCCAAGCGCCCCATTCTTTGCGCAACCCTTGGCACAGGCGGGCGAGCCGCATGCCGAAAAGCGCAACCGGCTGGCAACCGACCTTGACGCGCAATCCGCAATTATCACCCTGCCCGACAGTATCGCCTGGCTTTTGAACATCCGGGGCAATGACATTCCACGCAACCCCGTTCCGCAGGCCTTTGCGATCCTGGACCAATCAGGCAAGGTCGCCCTTTTTGCAGGCGACGGCAAAGCACGCGATGTTTTAGACCACCTTGGGGCCGAAGTCGAAATTCGCCCAGTGGCCGCATTTCTTGATGCCGTTGCCGCCCTGCCCGGTCCTGTCAGGATTGATCCACAATCCTGCCCGCAGATCATCCAGACCACCTTGCAGGATGCCGATGTCGCCGTACTCGAAAAACGCGACCCGTGCATTCTGCCAAAGGCGCGCAAGAACCAGACCGAGATTGATGGCGCGCGCGCCGCGCATGAACGCGACGGGATTGCGATGGTGCAATTTCTGGCCTGGCTTGACGTCGAAGCCCCCAAAGGCACCTTGTCCGAAATCGATGTTGTCCGCGCCCTGGAAGGCTTCCGCGCGCAGACAAACGCTTTGCGCGATATCAGTTTTGACACGATCTGCGGCGCGGGCCCGCATGGGGCGATTGTGCATTACCGCGTTAATGAAAAAACCAACCGGACGATTGGCCTGAATGAGCTGCTTTTGGTGGATAGCGGTGGTCAGTATGTCGACGGCACGACCGATATCACCCGCACAGTTGTCATTGGAACGCCCGATGCCGAACAGCGCGCCTGCTACACGCGTGTCCTGCAGGGTATGATTGCAGTCAGCCGCGCACGTTTTCCCAAAGGGGTTGGCGGGCAGCATTTGGATGCGCTGGCCCGCGCCCCGCTCTGGATGGCGGGACTGGATTATGATCACGGCACGGGGCACGGCGTCGGCAGCTATCTGTGCGTGCATGAAGGCCCGCAAGGGATCTCGCGCCGCTCTACTGTAGCTCTCGAACCCGGCATGATCCTATCCAATGAGCCAGGCTATTACCGCGAGGGCGCGTTTGGCATTCGTATTGAAAACCTGATTGTTGTCCGCGACGCCGCCCCAATCGCGGGCGGAGACGATCGCGCGATGCTGGATTTTGAAACGCTTACCTATGTGCCCTTTGACCGACAACTGATCGATACCCAATTGCTCAGCACGCAAGAACGGGACTGGATCGATCGCTACCATGCTGATACATTGCAGCAGCTGGCGCCCCGACTGGATGATGCCCCACTTGCGTGGCTGCGTCGCGCCTGCGCGCCGCTTTGACATCAAAGCGTTACAGCGAACGCCTAGACGACCAAGACCCTAACTGGCGCTTTCAATCGCGCCCATGAAAGGACACGCCTATGGCTGATCATATCAAAATTCGGCCCGCTTCGGGCACTTGGGTTGTCCGGGCCGCAGGCGCCGTTTTAGGCGAAAGCAGTAATGCGCTGGAATTGATCGAAGGGGATTTTCCTCCGGTCACCTATTTTCCCCGCAGCGGCATCGCAATGACCTTTCTGGAACCGAGCGAGACAAGCTCGCATTGCCCGCATAAGGGCGAAGCCAGCTATTTCACAATCGTCGCCAAAAGCGGCCCGATTGCCGATGCCGCTTGGTCTTATGAGGCCCCCAAAACAGAGGTCGCGGCGATCAAGGATCATATCGCCTTTTATACTGCGAAGGTCACCGTAGAAGAGGTTTAGTTTAGTCTGGTCTTGGCGTCAGGGCTTTAGGAATGCTCTTCGGCTGCGGTGTCTGACAGCGCTTTATTCATCGCCCTTAACGCATCGACTTGGAATAATGCGCCCCAAAGCTCGGGCGGGCTATCTTCGCCGCCCAGCGTCACCACCGGGATGTACCGGTAGCCGCCCTGATCAAAAAGTGGCATGGCCTGCTCAAGCGTCGCATTGCCATCAATGTAGACGCCGTCGCGTACCAAATCCCAGCAGGCCTCTTCCTCGGCCCCATTGGCGGCACCTTGCGCGCGCATGACGCTGACGACTTTGAACGTCGCCAGCAGATAGGCTTGTGGCCCGGCTGCAAGATGCACATTGCGCCGCTCAAGCTGGGTCAAAAAGAATGATCGGTCCACCATCCGCGAGGACAGCGCCGAAGACAGCGACACAGCGACCATCACCGCAAGGCCGGTTTGCCAGTCGCCCGTCAGTTCGAACACAATCAAGGTTGTGGAAATCGGCGCGCCCAGCACCCCAGCGGCCACGGCCCCCATTCCGGCCAACGCATAAAGCGTTCCCTCACCCGACACGGTGGGAAAGATCGATGTCGCGATGATGCCAAAGGCCAATCCGGTCAGCGCGCCGACCATCAATGAAGGCGAGAAAACGCCGCCGCCCATCCGCCCCCCCATGGTGATCGCAACCGCGATGATCTTGAGGATCACAAAGATGATTGCTTCGTGCAGCAACAGCTCTCCGGTGAGTGCGGCCGATGTGGTTTCATACCCGACCCCAATGATATGCGGCCACCAAATCGCCAAACCGCCTAGCAAAGCGCCAGCAACGGCCGGGCGTAAGAAACGCGGCAAACCCGTAAGCTCTTGCAGCCGGTTGCCCACGTCATCAACAAAAAAGATCGCTTTCATCAAGACAACGGCGACCAGACCGCAGACCAGCCCCAGGATCAAAAACGCCGGCAATTCGACATAGAAGGCCAACGCGTTTTGCACAGGCAGCACAAATTCCGTCACGTCGCCAAAAACCAGCCTGTTGATGACGGTTCCCACCGCCGATGCGATCACAATTGGCGCAAAGGCATGGACGGCGAAATGCCGTAAGACAACTTCCAATGCGAATAGCGCCCCCGCAATCGGCGCATTGAAACTGGCCGATACTGCGGCAGCGACGGCGCAGCCCAGCAAATCACGCCCCGTGATCCCATTTGCCCTGATCCAACGGCAAACACCGGTGGATACGACCGCCGCTAAATGCACCACCGGTCCCTCGCGCCCGCTTGATCCGCCTGTCGATAAGGTAATCATCGACGCCGCCGCCGAGGCAAGGCCGCGCCGTATTTCCACGCGCCCCTCTGCCAAAGCCGCCCCTTCGATCACGTCAGCAACCGAACGGACCCGTCCGTCATCAGTAAACCGATCCAGAATGAGACCGACGATCAATCCGCCACATATCGGGATCAGCAGGATCTGATACCATGCCAGCCCTGCCACGAAGGAATGCAGAAATCGGACGTCCTGCGTGCCATAGACGGTTGCCTGAATAAACTCGATCCCGAGACGAAAAAGGACAGCAACCACGCCCGCACTGATACCAATGGCCAACGCGATAAACCAAAACTGGATTTGGCTGGGCCCACGGGTTTTCATGACATGGGCAGCGCGCCAACATGCATCAGACAGTTCTGTAATGCCCTTTTGCATCACTGATTTGTCTGGATTACCCATAGCGCCTGCTTTCCAATCGGCTTGCCTCATCAGAAAGCTGGCCGATCATACTCTTCACAACCGTTCTAGAGCGAATTTGGTTTGCTCTGCAACATCAGGACCCGGTTGAGATTTTCAATTTTTCTGGACATGTTGCACAGGGCGCATTTTCCGCCGCCCCGTCTTTGCTTCGCCCACGCGTCCGAAGATGAGAGCCGGGCAAATACCAGCTGTCTGTTGCGCCATCAGATCACGGGAACGTGAGGTCATCACACCCGATTTTCGGCAGACCGATTAACCATTTAAGGTTGCATTTTAGACATTGGGTATAAGGGAATCACTGCGAATCTCATCGCACAACTTCGCGGTAGCGTCGGTGAAATTACGACCGGTCAACCGCACCCAAAGTCAATAAAAAAAGCCATATCATTACGCTTCTTTCCAAAAAATGAGACCGAAACTCACCGAAACCGGGAGCCACCTCATGCAACCTCCAATCGTAGGTCAGCACTACTGACATACTTTGGTACAGGTTGATTGACTTATAGACGAGCCGGTATATTTGTTTTGCAGGTCAGTATGACCTGGTGTCGTTAACAAGTGTCTTTGCTTGTTCCATAGTTGGACCCTCAAGCAAAGTGTTACGGGGAAAAGACGTTTGCGGCTTTTTCTAAGTGTGATTGCTGGACGTGTCGGAGGTGAGTGGCCGATCGTACAGAATTAAAGAGTGGGTTGGGTAACCCGTATGTTAAAAGGGGTGGTGGGGAATTTGCGTCAGCAAGGTGCCTGCCGCCCCTATTTCATTCTCAGCTTCTGATCAGTTCCAACGCTGCCGCTTTTGCCGCATCGGTCACCACGTCGCCTGACAACATCCGTGCGATTTCATCCACCCGTGCATCATCGTCCAAAGGCACGACTGTCGAGGTCGTTTCCGCTGTCGTCTGACGTTTCTCAACCCGCCAATGATGCTGCCCTAGGGCTGCGACCTGCGGTGAGTGGGTCACCACCAGCACCTGGCCATCGCTTGCCAATGCCACCAAACGGCGCCCAACCGCGTCGGCCGTTGCGCCGCCAACGCCCCTGTCAATCTCATCAAAGATCATGGTCAACCCGCCCTTGGTTCCGGTCAGGCAAACCTTAAGCGCAAGTAAAAAGCGGCTCAGCTCCCCACCCGAAGCGATTTTGTTCAGTGGCCCGGCGGGCGCACCAGGGTTGGTGGCAACCTGAAATGCAACCTCATCTACCCCTTCTGGGCCGGGCGTAGATGCTGCGATATCAGTTGCGAACACGGCACGTTCCATCTTGAGCGGGGCAAGCTCTGCGGCCATGGCCGCATCAAGCGCTTTGGCCGCCTTCGCCCGCCCTTTTGACAGGCGCGCGGCCTTATGGTCGTAAGCTTCTTCGGCGGCCACCAAAGCCGCTTTCAGTTTCTGAAGCCCATCTGTGCTGTCATCCAACACGGAAAGCCGGGTGCGCAGGTCATCGGCAAAGGCGCTAAGCTCATCGGCCAGCACATTATGCTTGCGCGCCAATCCGCGAATGGCAAAAAGCCGTTCCTCGACATCTTCCAGCTCGGCCGGGTTAAACGACAACGCATCAAGACAGGCTTCAATGCCCTGCTGAGCCTCATCCAGCGGTGTCATCACCCGCTCAATCGCGTTAAGCGGCGCATCAAGCTGCCCCTCGGCCTGGGCCGCGGCCCCTTGCAGCCAGCGCGAAGCATCACTGATCAGCCCCTCTGCGCCCTGCAACCCCAGCGCCTCACCCGCCTTGGCGATATCGGTGCGGATCTTTTCGGCAGCCTGCATCATGCGGCGTTTGGTGTCCAAAGCCGCCTCTTCGCCCGGTTCAGGTGCAAGCGCGTCCAGCTCGGCCACCGCATGGCGCAAATATTCCTCTTCGGTACGGATTTCGGCGATACGGGTCTCGGCCGCATCAAGGGCCTGGCGGGCAGCGCCCAAAGCCTGCCAAGCCTTGGCCAACTGGGCAACATCGCCCTCTAAGCCGCCATAGGCATCCAGCATCTGACGGTGACCACGCGCATTCAACAGCCCGCGATCATCATGTTGGCCATGCAGCTCAATCAAGCGGTCAGACAAGGCGCGCAGCACCTCGCCGCTGACGCGCCGATCATTGACCCATGCGGTTTTGCGGCCATCGCGGGTATTGACGCGGCGCAAGATCAGCTCATCCTCGGCGGGGATCCCTGCCTCTTCCAAGACAGCCATGACAGGATGGCCAATGGGAATATCAAAACAGGCGGTCACCTCGCCCTGCGCGGCACCTTGGCGAACCAGTTCGGCCCGGCCGCGCCAGCCAAGGACAAAGCCCAACGAATCGAGCAGGATCGATTTCCCGGCACCCGTCTCACCGGTCAACACGTTCAAACCCGGCTGAAACGCCAGTTCCAGCTGGTCGATAATCAACATATCCCGGATATTCAGACTACGGAGCATGTCAGGGCCTGGCTGTCATCCGACGCGCATCATGGTCAGAGCCATTCACCGCGCAGCACCTGACGGTAAATTGACGCAAGCCAATTGTCGCCAGTGGCATTCGGGTTCAGCCCTTCACCGGTCAGCAGGACAAAGCTGGCCTCATACCATTCGGTTGATCGGTAATTATGCCCCAGAATAGCGCCCGCTGTCTGCGCCTCTTCGACCAGGCCCAGTGACAGGTAGGATTCGACCAAACGATGCAAAGCTTCAGGCGTATGGGTTGTGGTCTGGAAATCCTCGACCACAGTACGGAACCGGTTGACCGCAGCCGCATATTGTCCACGTTTAAGATAGTAGCGGCCGATTTCCATTTCCTTGGCGGCCAGGTGATCAAATGCCAGATCAAACTTTAGCACCGATGTACGTGCATATTCGCTATCAGGATAGGTTTCGATCACTCGGCGCAGGGCCTGCAATGCCTGAAAGGTCAGCCCTTGATCACGGCCCACTTCATCAATCTGGTCGTAATAGGACAGTGCAAGAAGATAGGCTGCATAAGCAGCATCTTGTTCGGCTGGATAGAAATCCAGATACCGCTGCGCGGCGGCGCGGCTATTTGGGTAATCCTCGTCCAGGTGATACGCATAAGCCTGCATAATCAAGGCGCGCTGCGCATATTCTGAATAGGGATAAAGGCGCTCAATCTCACCAAAGGTGAAAGCGGCATCATCTGCATTGCCCTGACTGACTTGCCGCTCACCCCGTTCAAAGATTTGTTGGGCCGTCAGCGCATCCAGCGGTTCGCCTGCCCGGTCGCCGCCACCACAAGCGGCCAAAAGCGCCAATGCCAAGAGCGCGCCAAATCTTCGGCGTTTGTGATCACTGCTGCCTGACACGGTTGTCGTCCTTATTGCTCGCTGTACCCAAGAGTGGGCCCACACTGAATTGAGACGGGTCTAGCATAGAAAAATGGGGGGCAAAATGCCTTTTGATCACCCTGTGATCAACTGTTTGCAGAAGGCTTACGCAACAGCGGCAAGATCAGCCGCGCTGACGCCGACACCGGGCAAGCGGGCTGCGATTTTCGCATCGCAATTCACCCAGCGCCAAGCAGAATCATCAGCAAAAAGCGCCTGCAACAATTTGTTGGTCATCGCATGCCCGGCGCGTGTGCCCTGATAGCGGCCCAAGATCGGCGCGCCAGCCGTATAAAGATCACCCAAAGCATCCAGCATCTTATGGCGCACGGCCTCATCTGGGTGCCGTAAGCCGCCCGGGGTCAGGACCTTATCCCCATCAACCACAACCGCATTTTCAACACTGCCGCCAAGCGCCAAGCCATTGGCACGCATCGCATCGACATCGGCAGAGCGACAGAATGTCCGGCTATCGCACAGCTCGCGCACAAAGGACCCATTGGCCATATTCAGCGTCTTATGCTGCTTGCCGATCGCGGCATCTTCGAAATCAATGGCAAAATCGATTTGTAAAGTGGTCGCCGGGGACAGCTGCGCAAAGGCCGGGCCGTCGCTGACGGATACGTCCTTCAAAATTTCAATCGCCCGAAGCGGTGCAGACAGCCGGGTCAAACCGGTCTTCACAATCCCGCGGACAAAGACAGCCGCACTGCCATCAAGGATCGGGACTTCTGGCCCGTCCAGCTCAATCAATGCGTTATGCACGCCGCAGCCAGCCAAAGCCGCCATCAGATGTTCAATGGTCGACACCGTCACACCATCCGCATTGGTCAACCGTGTATTCAAAGGGGAAACGATCACCTGATCCCAGCGGGCAGGAAGTTCTGGCTGACCAGTCACATCCATGCGCCGAAACACAATTCCCGTCCCCGCAGCTGCCGGGTTCAAAACAACACGGACAGGCATACCAGAATGCAATCCAGTGCCTTCAAAGATAACCTGTGATTTAAGTGTTGTTTGCAAGAGCGTCAGGACCTTGAGTGGTTTTGCGTCCTTAAAGGAGTAGCGCCCCGCCCCTGCGGTCTCAACTCACTCTTTACAACCGACTGAAACATGGGCTGTCAGGTTTGCGGCAGCAATGTGACCGATTGTACATACCGTTGTTTTCAAAAGAAAAAGGCCGCATGATTGCGGCCTTCATCATCACTGTGACCTGACGTTATGTGTCAGAATTAATTCGCCTGACGTCGCAGAAACGCGGGAATCTCGATCTTTTCCTGATCTTCCTGCACTGCGGGCTCTTGATGCAACGCGGTCACTTGCGGCTGCGCGCGGGCTGGTTGCTGCGGTGCGCTTCCTTCGGCCTGCGCCCCGGTCATGCGGTTGATCAGCGAGTTGATTCCAAAGCGCGGCTTTTCGGCCTCTGCAGCCTCGTGCGCGGCGTGCTGCTGTGGTTGCTCTACCGGTTTTGGCGCGCGGTTTACAGCGGCTTGCAAGCGCGCAAGTGCCTCAGGCGAAGGTGTGCCGGGGGCTGCTGCACGCGGGGCGACGAATGTCTCCGCCTCAGTCAATGCAGGCTCAGCGCGCGGTGTATAGGCAGGTGCAGGCACTTCATCAGCAGCGGCAACGACCGGCGCGGGCTCCTGTGCATCACGCTGTGGTTGGAACGCTGCAGGCTGCTGCGGCTGCGCGGCTGGCACGTCAAGCTCTTCAAACAAGCTGCGGTTATCGGCTGGTGCTGGCGCCGCCTCTTGCATCACTGGGGCCGCTTCCTGAACAGGCGCAGCAGGCGCTTCGACGGAAACGGTCTGCGTCAAAGGGGCCGCCATGGAACGGCGCGGCAATGGGGTTTCGGCATTGCTGGAAATCGCATCTATCCCGGTTGCAACAACAGAAACGCGCATCTTGCCGCCCATATCAGTGTCGAGCGTCGAACCCACGATGATATTGGCCTCGCCATCGACCTTTTCACGGATCTTGTTGGCGGCTTCATCAAGCTCAAACAATGTCAGATCGTAGCCGCCGGTGATGTTGATCAGAACGCCTTTGGCACCCTCAAGCGAAATCTCATCCAAAAGCGGGTTCGCGATGGCTTTTTCAGCAGCCTGAATAGCGCGATCTTCGCCTTCAGCCTCGCCCGTACCCATCATCGCTTTGCCCATTTCGTCCATCACGGCGCGCACATCGGCAAAATCAAGGTTGATCAGGCCAGGACGCACCATCAGATCAGTCACGCCCTTCACACCTTGGTAAAGCACGTCATCGGCCAGCGCGAAAGCTTCGGTAAAGGTTGTGTTTTCATTGGCCAGACGGAACAGGTTCTGGTTCGGAATGATGATCAGCGTATCCACGACCTTCTGCAGGGCTTCGACACCCTCTTCGGCCTGTTTCATCCGCTTGGCACCTTCAAACTGGAAGGGCTTGGTGACAACACCAACGGTCAGAACACCCAATTCACGGGCGGCCTGCGCAATGATCGGGGCTGCACCAGTGCCGGTGCCGCCGCCCATACCGGCAGTGATAAAGCACATATGCGCCCCTGCCAGATGGTCCACGATCTGTTCAATGCTTTCTTCGGCCGCGGCTGCGCCAACGGTTGCCCGGGCACCAGCGCCCAAGCCTTCGGTGACCTTCAGACCCATTTGGATCTTTGCGCCTGCATGCGATTGCTGGAGCGCCTGCGCGTCCGTGTTCGCCACCACAAATTCGGTCCCATCAAGCTGCTGCTCGATCATGTTGTTGACCGCGTTGCCGCCAGCGCCACCCACACCAAATACGGTGATCCGTGGTTTCAGTTCTTCATGCCCGGGAAGGGATAGGTTCAAAGTCATAACTCGATCCGCCTGTTATTTTAGCCCGTGCCTGCGGGCGCCTGCTGTTTATTGATATCGACAATAACGAAGTGATGCCGAAAGGTCACGGGAAAAACACAAAAATGCCACCAAATATGGACAAAAACCTTGCCCAAACGCGCTGATATCGGCGGCTGGGCAAGATGTTGCGCATTACCAATTGTCCTTAAACCATTTCACTGCGCGTTTGAGCGACCGCGCCGGGTAATTATCGGCCGGAATTTCGAAATCCCACCATTCATCCTGCGGATTCGCGGCAAATAATGTCAGGCCCACGGCGCTTGAAAACGCGGGGCCAATCGCAGCCTGCGGCAGGCCTTGTACCCGCAACGGGCGACCAAGCCGTACCTGCTGACCCAAAATTTTACTGGCGAGCCCATCAAGACCGGGGATCTGGCTACCACCGCCAGTCAGAACAATCTGCTGGCTTGGCAAATGCTCAAACCCGGCTGCATCCAGACGGGATCGAACCTCTTCGAGGATCTCTTCAACGCGGGGGCGCATGATGCCAATCAGCTCGGCCCGGCTAACGGTGCGCCGGTCATGTTCCCAATCACCGGTGTCGCCGCCAACCTCGATCATTTCGCGGTCGTCCATCCCGGTTGCAACAACGCCGCCATAGAATGTCTTGATCCGCTCTGCGACCGATGTGGACACCTGCAAGCCCATCGAAATGTCAGAGGTCACATGCTCACCGCCCATGCGCACGCTATCAGCGTAGATCATGTGTTTTTTCATAAAGACCGAAATGCCTGTCGAACCGCCGCCCAGATCGATGCAGGCCGCACCCAGCTCTTGCTCATCCTCAACAAGTGAAGACATGCCAGACACATAGGCAGACGACGCCAGCCCGGCCAGTTCCAGGTCACAGCGTTTGATGCAGTAAAACAGGTTCTGAATAGCCGTCGCATCAACCGTCAACATATGCATATCTGTCGTCAGTCTATGGCCAATCTGCCCGCGCGGATCGGCCAGACCGGACCGATGATCAAGCGCAAAGTTCACAGGCTGCGCATGCAACACCTCGCGGTCAGCGCCGTAGTCGGGCACATCGCAATTGGCCATAACCTGGCTGATATCCTGCTCGGTGACCATGCCGCCGGCCACATCAAGCACGCCATCAAGTCCGTAAGAGCGCGGGCGCGCGCCGGACAGGCAAGCAATAACGTGATCGACGCGAACATTGGCCATTTTCTGGGCCGCTTGCACAACGGTACGGATCGCCCGCTCGGTTTCTTGCATCGCGTCGACTTCGCCAAAACGCACACCGCGCGACCGTGTCGTGGCGGCGCCGATGACGCGGAATTGCGATTGGCCCGCCATGGACCCGACACCGTCAACGCTACGGAACTGTTCGGGCCCATCAAAACGCAACACAAGGCAGGCTATTTTCGATGTGCCAACATCCAAAATTGCCACAACACCCCGCTGCATGGCCGCTTTGCGCATCTGCCGCATCGCCCGCTGGCTGTCATAAAGATCGCCCATTAGTTGCTCGCCCCATTATTATTATCATTTGTTGTGCTTGCGCGGCGCAACGCCGCCGCGGCCTCTTCGTTCATCCGCAGCGTTGGCCGTTCAGCATTGCGCATATCCACGATGGCGACATCCCGGCTCAGCATGTCTTGCGCGTCGTTTAGGGCGATCACCCGATCAAGCGCTGCAACCGCGCCGTCACCCGGCAGCAAAATGCGTTGCTCACGATCCAGGATAATATCCCAGCGGCGCTCACCCATGCGCACCAGGCCGCGCACCCGCTCGCGCAACGGACCCGCACCGGCATAAAGGGCTAACGCTTCTTGAATATTCTGCTCAGCCCCGTCCCCCGCAATAAGCGGCAAATCAAGCCGGTCGGCACGCGATGATACAGTGCCAGAGCGGACGCCCTCAGCATCGATCAGCCGCAAAACCGGTCCGTCCCGCCAAAGGGCCACAGGCAAACGCGGGGTCAGCACAACCTCAAGCAGGCCTGCCTGCCCCACCCGGACGCTGGCGGTTTGCACAGGTTCAAGCGCTTCAACATCACGGCGGATCGCCTCCAGATCCAGATCGAAAGAGGACATCGGATATTCAGAAGGGACCAAACCGGCGACAGTGGCCATGGTTTGTTCATCCGCGCCAGTGATATTCAGCGCCTGCACCATGAATTGAGGGCGCTCTTGAAAGCTGCGTTTGGTTTCGGCAATCGTGGCCGCAAGCGCGCTGCGGTTTTCCGGCTTGGAGTACCACGAGCCAGCAATTGCTGCGATTAGCAGAATTGGCACGCCAATCCGCACAGTCGCGCGAAAACCAGGTGTCAGCATAAGACGCTGGAACCGATAGCCCAGCTTTGACGGGGCCGGATCACGCGGCGCGGTGGCCGGGGCGCGGCGTTGCATCAACGATCGCATGACGCATCCTCCACCAGCCAACCGCAAAGCGCAGGGAAATCATAGCCCGCAAAGGCGGCCTGTTCGGGCGCCAAT
This window harbors:
- the ftsA gene encoding cell division protein FtsA translates to MGDLYDSQRAMRQMRKAAMQRGVVAILDVGTSKIACLVLRFDGPEQFRSVDGVGSMAGQSQFRVIGAATTRSRGVRFGEVDAMQETERAIRTVVQAAQKMANVRVDHVIACLSGARPRSYGLDGVLDVAGGMVTEQDISQVMANCDVPDYGADREVLHAQPVNFALDHRSGLADPRGQIGHRLTTDMHMLTVDATAIQNLFYCIKRCDLELAGLASSAYVSGMSSLVEDEQELGAACIDLGGGSTGISVFMKKHMIYADSVRMGGEHVTSDISMGLQVSTSVAERIKTFYGGVVATGMDDREMIEVGGDTGDWEHDRRTVSRAELIGIMRPRVEEILEEVRSRLDAAGFEHLPSQQIVLTGGGSQIPGLDGLASKILGQQVRLGRPLRVQGLPQAAIGPAFSSAVGLTLFAANPQDEWWDFEIPADNYPARSLKRAVKWFKDNW
- the recN gene encoding DNA repair protein RecN, whose product is MLRSLNIRDMLIIDQLELAFQPGLNVLTGETGAGKSILLDSLGFVLGWRGRAELVRQGAAQGEVTACFDIPIGHPVMAVLEEAGIPAEDELILRRVNTRDGRKTAWVNDRRVSGEVLRALSDRLIELHGQHDDRGLLNARGHRQMLDAYGGLEGDVAQLAKAWQALGAARQALDAAETRIAEIRTEEEYLRHAVAELDALAPEPGEEAALDTKRRMMQAAEKIRTDIAKAGEALGLQGAEGLISDASRWLQGAAAQAEGQLDAPLNAIERVMTPLDEAQQGIEACLDALSFNPAELEDVEERLFAIRGLARKHNVLADELSAFADDLRTRLSVLDDSTDGLQKLKAALVAAEEAYDHKAARLSKGRAKAAKALDAAMAAELAPLKMERAVFATDIAASTPGPEGVDEVAFQVATNPGAPAGPLNKIASGGELSRFLLALKVCLTGTKGGLTMIFDEIDRGVGGATADAVGRRLVALASDGQVLVVTHSPQVAALGQHHWRVEKRQTTAETTSTVVPLDDDARVDEIARMLSGDVVTDAAKAAALELIRS
- the ftsZ gene encoding cell division protein FtsZ; translated protein: MTLNLSLPGHEELKPRITVFGVGGAGGNAVNNMIEQQLDGTEFVVANTDAQALQQSHAGAKIQMGLKVTEGLGAGARATVGAAAAEESIEQIVDHLAGAHMCFITAGMGGGTGTGAAPIIAQAARELGVLTVGVVTKPFQFEGAKRMKQAEEGVEALQKVVDTLIIIPNQNLFRLANENTTFTEAFALADDVLYQGVKGVTDLMVRPGLINLDFADVRAVMDEMGKAMMGTGEAEGEDRAIQAAEKAIANPLLDEISLEGAKGVLINITGGYDLTLFELDEAANKIREKVDGEANIIVGSTLDTDMGGKMRVSVVATGIDAISSNAETPLPRRSMAAPLTQTVSVEAPAAPVQEAAPVMQEAAPAPADNRSLFEELDVPAAQPQQPAAFQPQRDAQEPAPVVAAADEVPAPAYTPRAEPALTEAETFVAPRAAAPGTPSPEALARLQAAVNRAPKPVEQPQQHAAHEAAEAEKPRFGINSLINRMTGAQAEGSAPQQPARAQPQVTALHQEPAVQEDQEKIEIPAFLRRQAN
- a CDS encoding outer membrane protein assembly factor BamD — protein: MSGSSDHKRRRFGALLALALLAACGGGDRAGEPLDALTAQQIFERGERQVSQGNADDAAFTFGEIERLYPYSEYAQRALIMQAYAYHLDEDYPNSRAAAQRYLDFYPAEQDAAYAAYLLALSYYDQIDEVGRDQGLTFQALQALRRVIETYPDSEYARTSVLKFDLAFDHLAAKEMEIGRYYLKRGQYAAAVNRFRTVVEDFQTTTHTPEALHRLVESYLSLGLVEEAQTAGAILGHNYRSTEWYEASFVLLTGEGLNPNATGDNWLASIYRQVLRGEWL
- the lpxC gene encoding UDP-3-O-acyl-N-acetylglucosamine deacetylase, coding for MQTTLKSQVIFEGTGLHSGMPVRVVLNPAAAGTGIVFRRMDVTGQPELPARWDQVIVSPLNTRLTNADGVTVSTIEHLMAALAGCGVHNALIELDGPEVPILDGSAAVFVRGIVKTGLTRLSAPLRAIEILKDVSVSDGPAFAQLSPATTLQIDFAIDFEDAAIGKQHKTLNMANGSFVRELCDSRTFCRSADVDAMRANGLALGGSVENAVVVDGDKVLTPGGLRHPDEAVRHKMLDALGDLYTAGAPILGRYQGTRAGHAMTNKLLQALFADDSAWRWVNCDAKIAARLPGVGVSAADLAAVA